From the Bacteroidota bacterium genome, the window AAGAAACCAACTCATTCACTTTTAAATGAAGTGCTGCTGAAAAACGGTTAAACGATTTTTGAATTAGAAAAAGGCTTAAAAAAATAAAGCCGTGAATTACATCACGTATACTTTCGTGCAAGGTTAAGTCGAAGAATTCTTTTTGACTAAACCAAAATAAGGTAAGCGCCAAAGCCAAAATAAAGATTAGTGAATTTCCCATAATGCTGATAGCTGCAGATGTTATCTTTTCAAAAATTCTTTCAGTTTGATGTGATATTTTTTTTAAGTGTTGCATGATTTATTTTTAATTAGTGAAAGGATATTAGGTTATTTTAATTAATACTTGATTCAAGAGAAAGTACTTTTATAGTTTCGTAAAAAGTGTATTCACTATTCACCCATTTTCAAAGGAGTTTAATACGAATTTTAACACATAAAAAAATGACTGTCAAATCAGAGACAGTCATTTTTTTTATGAGTTAGGTTAACGAATATTAGTAAGAAGTTTTTAGTTCAACTCTTCTGTTTTTTGCTTTTCCTAGCGTAGTTTTATTGTCGGCAATGGGTTGTGTTTCACCATAACCCGTTGCTGTAAGACGTGATTCCATAATTCCTTTACCCATAAGGTAAGATTTTACAGACTCAGTTCTTTTTTGTGAAAGCGTCATATTATACATATCTTCTCCATCACTATCGGTGTGTCCACCAACTAGTAAATTGGCTCCTTCATATTTTTTTAAAATATCGGCTAATGCATCCAATTGTATTAAGGATGCTACTTTTAGTTTATCGCTATCAAATTCAAAAAATATTTTGCTTGCGATTTCTGTAATTTTTTTAATATCAGCTTTAGCCATTTCAGGACAACCTTTATTGTTGATAGTTCCTTTAATGGTAGGACAACGGTCGTCGTTATCAGCAACACCGTCGGCATCTGTATCAGGACAACCTTTAAATACCATAGGACCTGACTTATCAGGACAGGCATCTTCTTCGTTTACTATTCCATCTTTGTCATTATCTTTCGTGCAACCTTTTTCATCAACTTTATATCCGGCTTTTGTATCAGCACATTTATCATCCAAGTCTGCAACACCATCACCGTCTTTATCCGGACAGCCTTTCAACGCTGATGGACCTGCAGCATCCGCACAACGATCATCTTTATCGGCAACGCCATCCCCATCTTTATCCGGGCAACCTTTCAATGTAACACTTCCTTTTTGTTCAGGGCACTCGTCTTCTTTATCTCCCACACCATCGCCATCCTTATCTGGACACCCACTTAATGCAATGGTTCCGGCT encodes:
- a CDS encoding low affinity iron permease family protein, which produces MQHLKKISHQTERIFEKITSAAISIMGNSLIFILALALTLFWFSQKEFFDLTLHESIRDVIHGFIFLSLFLIQKSFNRFSAALHLKVNELVSSHESASNDVINTEEKTERELTQLSKEYIDLIENKIDSKDSENS
- a CDS encoding OmpA family protein produces the protein MKSNKSQLEIFNLKRVGKRFILFSACFATAIFATAQTEDKKWSIGLHGGASQYQGDLGKGFYKGNQALYGFGGISLSRYITKHLDANLLFTKGELGHKGDTSSFQTGFSTVTLNVRFNLLDPKFIVRPYLFVGAGALLFAVNPTVTDKSKIDYAAPDFGVGLNIRLNPSLLLNMQEMVIYSTNDGKDGVSKAGNDAYLMHMLGLSFNFGKKKDADVDGVSDHNDKCANTPTAVAVDKTGCPVDKDKDGVPDYMDACADVAGTIALSGCPDKDGDGVGDKEDECPEQKGSVTLKGCPDKDGDGVADKDDRCADAAGPSALKGCPDKDGDGVADLDDKCADTKAGYKVDEKGCTKDNDKDGIVNEEDACPDKSGPMVFKGCPDTDADGVADNDDRCPTIKGTINNKGCPEMAKADIKKITEIASKIFFEFDSDKLKVASLIQLDALADILKKYEGANLLVGGHTDSDGEDMYNMTLSQKRTESVKSYLMGKGIMESRLTATGYGETQPIADNKTTLGKAKNRRVELKTSY